In Burkholderia contaminans, the following proteins share a genomic window:
- a CDS encoding prephenate dehydrogenase/arogenate dehydrogenase family protein — MSGFAFNKLVIFGVGLIGGSLARALRERAPGGAGEVVGVGRSRTSVERALALGVIDRAAALDDDAQLRDALAGADLVLLAAPVAQTGPLLARIAPWLEATTIVTDAGSTKSDVVAAARAALGARIAQFVPGHPIAGRESSGVEAALPDLYVGRNVVLCPLPENAPEWVARIDAMWRATGADVRTMSTEQHDRVFASISHLPHVLSFALVEQILGEADAELKFSYAAGGFRDFTRIAASSPEMWRDVCVANRAALLDELDGYTRVLTRLRAAIDAGDGAALEAVFTRSRAARKAWQERGGAPAAEPVKK, encoded by the coding sequence GTGTCAGGCTTTGCATTCAACAAACTGGTCATCTTCGGCGTCGGCCTGATCGGCGGATCGCTGGCCCGCGCGCTGCGCGAGCGCGCGCCGGGCGGCGCGGGCGAGGTTGTCGGCGTGGGGCGTTCACGTACTTCGGTCGAGCGTGCGCTCGCACTCGGCGTGATCGACCGCGCGGCGGCGCTCGACGACGATGCGCAATTGCGCGACGCACTGGCTGGCGCCGATCTGGTGCTGCTGGCCGCACCCGTCGCGCAAACGGGCCCGTTGCTCGCGCGCATCGCGCCGTGGCTTGAAGCGACGACAATCGTCACCGATGCGGGCAGTACCAAGTCCGATGTCGTCGCGGCCGCGCGCGCAGCGCTCGGCGCACGGATCGCGCAGTTCGTGCCGGGGCACCCGATCGCCGGTCGCGAGTCGAGCGGCGTCGAGGCCGCGTTACCGGATCTGTACGTCGGCCGTAACGTCGTGTTGTGCCCGCTGCCGGAGAACGCACCCGAATGGGTCGCGCGGATCGACGCGATGTGGCGCGCAACGGGCGCCGATGTGCGCACGATGAGCACGGAGCAGCACGATCGCGTGTTTGCGTCGATCAGCCATCTGCCGCACGTGCTGTCATTCGCGCTCGTCGAGCAGATCCTCGGCGAGGCCGACGCGGAGCTGAAATTTTCGTATGCGGCGGGCGGCTTCCGCGATTTCACGCGCATCGCAGCGTCGAGTCCGGAGATGTGGCGCGACGTGTGCGTCGCGAACCGCGCGGCGCTGCTCGATGAACTCGATGGCTACACGCGTGTGCTCACGCGGCTGCGTGCGGCGATCGACGCCGGCGACGGCGCGGCGCTCGAAGCGGTGTTCACGCGCTCGCGTGCCGCACGCAAGGCATGGCAGGAGCGCGGCGGCGCGCCCGCTGCCGAACCGGTCAAGAAATAA
- the aroA gene encoding 3-phosphoshikimate 1-carboxyvinyltransferase, with protein sequence MDYLDLGPYSSASGTVRLPGSKSISNRVLLLAALAEGETTITNLLDSDDTRVMLDALGKLGVKLARDGDTCVVTGTRGAFTAKTADLFLGNAGTAVRPLTAALAVNGGDYRVHGVPRMHERPIGDLVDGLRQIGAQIDYELNEGYPPLRIKPANISVDAPIRVRGDVSSQFLTALLMTLPLVKAKDGKIVVEVDGELISKPYIDITIRLMERFGVTVERDGWQRFVVPAGVRYRSPGRIMVEGDASSASYFLAAGALGGGPLRVEGVGRASIQGDVGFANALMQMGANVTMGDDWIDVRGIGHDHGKLEPIDMDFNLIPDAAMTIAVAALFANGTSTLRNIASWRVKETDRIAAMATELRKVGAIIEEGPDYLVVTPPEKLTPNAAIDTYDDHRMAMCFSLISLGGVPVRINDPKCVGKTFPDYFDRFAALAKA encoded by the coding sequence ATGGACTACCTCGATCTCGGCCCGTACTCCAGCGCTTCGGGCACCGTGCGCCTGCCCGGCTCGAAGAGCATTTCGAACCGCGTGCTGCTGCTCGCGGCGCTCGCCGAAGGCGAAACGACGATCACCAACCTGCTCGACTCCGACGACACGCGCGTGATGCTCGACGCTCTCGGCAAGCTCGGCGTGAAGCTCGCGCGCGACGGCGACACCTGCGTGGTCACCGGCACGCGCGGCGCATTCACCGCGAAGACGGCCGATCTGTTCCTCGGCAACGCGGGCACGGCCGTGCGGCCGCTGACCGCCGCGCTCGCCGTGAACGGCGGCGATTATCGCGTGCACGGCGTGCCGCGCATGCACGAGCGGCCGATCGGCGATCTCGTCGACGGCTTGCGACAAATCGGCGCGCAGATCGACTACGAGCTGAACGAAGGCTACCCGCCGCTGCGGATCAAGCCCGCGAACATTTCCGTCGACGCGCCGATCCGCGTGCGTGGCGACGTGTCGAGCCAGTTCCTCACGGCACTGCTGATGACGCTGCCGCTCGTGAAGGCAAAGGACGGCAAGATCGTCGTCGAGGTCGACGGCGAACTGATCTCGAAGCCGTACATCGACATCACCATCCGGCTGATGGAGCGCTTCGGCGTGACCGTCGAGCGCGACGGCTGGCAGCGCTTCGTCGTGCCCGCCGGCGTCCGCTACCGTTCGCCGGGCCGGATCATGGTCGAGGGTGATGCGTCGTCCGCATCGTACTTCCTCGCGGCCGGCGCGCTTGGCGGCGGCCCGCTGCGCGTCGAAGGCGTGGGGCGCGCGAGCATCCAGGGCGATGTCGGCTTCGCGAACGCGCTGATGCAGATGGGCGCGAACGTGACGATGGGCGACGACTGGATCGACGTGCGCGGCATCGGCCACGACCACGGCAAGCTCGAGCCGATCGACATGGACTTCAACCTGATCCCCGATGCGGCGATGACCATCGCGGTCGCGGCGTTGTTCGCGAACGGCACGAGCACGCTGCGCAACATCGCGAGCTGGCGCGTGAAGGAAACCGACCGCATCGCCGCGATGGCGACCGAGTTGCGCAAGGTCGGCGCGATCATCGAGGAAGGCCCTGACTACCTCGTCGTCACGCCGCCGGAAAAGCTCACGCCGAACGCGGCGATCGACACCTACGACGATCACCGGATGGCGATGTGCTTCTCGCTCATCAGCCTCGGCGGCGTGCCCGTGCGGATCAACGATCCGAAGTGCGTCGGCAAGACGTTCCCCGACTATTTCGACCGCTTCGCCGCGCTCGCCAAAGCCTGA
- the ubiG gene encoding bifunctional 2-polyprenyl-6-hydroxyphenol methylase/3-demethylubiquinol 3-O-methyltransferase UbiG — translation MTNADPHELQKFSDLAHRWWDPNAEFKPLHDLNPVRLGWIDAHAHLAGKRALDIGCGGGILSESMAGLGAQVKGIDLSTEALGVADLHSLESGISVDYEAIAAEAIAAREPGTYDVVTCMEMLEHVPSPGDIVAACATLVKPGGWVFFSTLNRNLKAYLFAVIGAEYIAQMLPKGTHDYARFIRPSELAGFVRATDLHIVEIKGITYHPIGKRFALSNDADINYLVACRRGA, via the coding sequence ATGACCAACGCCGATCCGCACGAACTCCAGAAATTCAGCGACCTTGCCCATCGGTGGTGGGATCCGAATGCCGAATTCAAGCCGCTGCACGACCTGAACCCGGTCCGGCTCGGCTGGATCGATGCGCATGCGCACCTCGCCGGCAAGCGCGCACTCGACATCGGCTGCGGCGGCGGCATCCTGTCCGAATCAATGGCCGGACTCGGCGCGCAGGTGAAAGGCATCGACCTGTCGACCGAAGCACTCGGCGTCGCCGACCTGCACAGTCTCGAAAGCGGCATCTCGGTCGATTACGAGGCCATCGCAGCCGAAGCGATCGCCGCGCGCGAACCGGGCACCTACGATGTCGTCACGTGCATGGAGATGCTCGAGCACGTGCCGTCGCCCGGCGATATCGTCGCCGCCTGCGCGACGCTCGTGAAGCCGGGTGGCTGGGTGTTCTTCTCGACGCTGAACCGCAACCTGAAGGCTTACCTGTTCGCCGTGATCGGCGCGGAATACATCGCGCAAATGCTGCCGAAGGGCACGCACGACTACGCGCGCTTCATCCGTCCGTCGGAACTGGCCGGCTTCGTGCGGGCAACGGATCTGCACATCGTGGAGATCAAGGGCATCACGTATCACCCGATCGGCAAGCGCTTCGCGCTGTCGAACGACGCCGACATCAACTACCTCGTCGCGTGCCGTCGCGGCGCGTGA
- the gyrA gene encoding DNA gyrase subunit A yields MDQFAKETLPTSLEEEMRRSYLDYAMSVIVGRALPDVRDGLKPVHRRVLFAMHELNNDWNRAYKKSARIVGDVIGKYHPHGDTAVYDTIVRMAQDFSLRYMLIDGQGNFGSIDGDNAAAMRYTEIRMAKIGHELLADIDKETVDFEPNYDGNEMQPSVLPSRIPNLLINGSSGIAVGMATNIPPHNLNEVVDACQHLLGNPEATIDELIEIIPAPDFPTAGIIYGVAGVRDGYRTGRGRVVMRAATHFEEIDRGQRMAIIVDELPYQVNKRSLLERIAELVNEKKLEGISDIRDESDKSGMRVVIELKRGEVPEVVLNNLYKATQLQDTFGMNMVALVDGQPKLLNLKEILQCFLSHRREVLTRRTIYELRKARERGHVLEGLAVALANIDEFIAIIKAAPTPPIAKAELMAKPWDSSLVREMLTRAESENAAAGGRSAYRPEGLNPAFGMQADGLYRLSDTQAQEILQMRLQRLTGLEQDKIIGEYREVMAQIADLLDILARPERITTMIGEELTSVKAEFGDARRSKIELNATELNTEDLITPQDMVVTMSHAGYVKSQPLSEYRAQKRGGRGKQATQMKEDDWIETLFIANTHDYILCFSNRGRVYWVKVYEVPQGSRNSRGRPIVNMFPLQEGEKINVVLPVKEFSADKFIFMATSLGTVKKTPLEAFSRPMKKGIIAVGLDEGDYLIGASITDGAHDVMLFSDSGKAVRFDENDVRPMGREARGVRGMQLEDGQQVIAMLVAGSEEQTVLTATENGYGKRTPITEYTRHGRGTKGMIAIQTSERNGKVVAATLVDAEDQIMLITTAGVLIRTRVSEIREMGRATQGVTLISLDEGTKLSGLQQIAEAEEGEGEADEASDGEA; encoded by the coding sequence ATGGATCAATTCGCCAAAGAGACCCTGCCCACCTCCCTAGAGGAGGAAATGCGCCGTTCGTATCTCGATTACGCGATGAGCGTGATCGTCGGACGTGCCCTCCCGGATGTCCGCGATGGCCTGAAACCCGTGCATCGGCGCGTGTTGTTCGCGATGCACGAACTGAACAACGACTGGAACCGCGCGTACAAGAAGTCGGCGCGTATCGTCGGTGACGTGATCGGTAAATATCACCCTCACGGCGACACGGCGGTCTACGACACGATCGTGCGGATGGCGCAGGACTTCTCACTGCGCTACATGCTGATCGACGGGCAGGGCAACTTCGGCTCGATCGACGGCGACAATGCCGCGGCGATGCGTTACACCGAAATTCGCATGGCGAAGATCGGCCACGAGCTGCTCGCCGACATCGACAAGGAAACGGTCGATTTCGAGCCGAACTACGACGGCAACGAAATGCAGCCGTCGGTCCTGCCGTCGCGCATCCCGAACCTGCTGATCAACGGCTCGTCGGGAATCGCGGTCGGCATGGCGACCAACATCCCGCCACACAACCTGAACGAAGTCGTCGACGCGTGCCAGCATCTGCTCGGCAACCCGGAAGCGACGATCGACGAGCTGATCGAGATCATCCCGGCGCCGGATTTCCCGACGGCCGGCATCATCTACGGCGTCGCCGGCGTGCGCGACGGCTATCGCACCGGGCGCGGCCGCGTCGTGATGCGCGCGGCCACGCACTTCGAGGAGATCGACCGCGGCCAGCGGATGGCGATCATCGTCGACGAGCTGCCGTACCAGGTGAACAAGCGCTCGCTGCTCGAGCGGATCGCCGAGCTCGTCAACGAGAAGAAGCTCGAAGGCATCTCCGACATCCGCGACGAGTCGGACAAGAGCGGCATGCGTGTCGTGATCGAGCTCAAGCGCGGTGAAGTGCCGGAAGTGGTGCTGAACAACCTGTACAAGGCGACGCAGCTGCAGGATACGTTCGGCATGAACATGGTCGCGCTCGTCGACGGCCAGCCGAAGCTGCTGAACCTGAAGGAAATCCTGCAGTGCTTCCTGTCGCATCGACGCGAAGTGCTGACGCGCCGCACGATCTACGAACTGCGCAAGGCCCGCGAACGCGGCCACGTGCTCGAAGGTCTCGCGGTCGCGCTCGCGAACATCGACGAGTTCATCGCGATCATCAAGGCCGCGCCGACGCCGCCGATCGCGAAGGCGGAGTTGATGGCGAAGCCGTGGGATTCGTCGCTCGTGCGCGAGATGCTCACGCGTGCCGAGAGCGAGAACGCGGCGGCCGGCGGCCGCTCCGCGTACCGCCCGGAAGGCCTGAACCCGGCGTTCGGCATGCAGGCCGACGGGCTGTACCGCCTGTCCGACACGCAGGCCCAGGAAATCCTGCAGATGCGTCTGCAGCGCCTGACCGGCCTCGAGCAGGACAAGATCATCGGCGAGTACCGCGAAGTGATGGCACAGATCGCCGACCTGCTGGACATCCTCGCGCGCCCCGAGCGGATCACGACGATGATCGGCGAGGAACTGACCTCGGTGAAGGCCGAGTTCGGCGATGCGCGCCGCTCGAAGATCGAGCTGAACGCGACCGAGCTGAACACCGAGGATCTGATCACGCCGCAGGACATGGTCGTCACGATGTCGCATGCGGGCTACGTGAAGTCGCAGCCGCTGTCCGAGTACCGAGCGCAGAAGCGCGGCGGTCGCGGCAAGCAGGCGACGCAGATGAAGGAAGACGACTGGATCGAGACGCTGTTCATCGCGAACACGCACGACTACATCCTGTGCTTCTCGAACCGCGGCCGCGTGTACTGGGTCAAGGTCTATGAAGTGCCGCAGGGCTCGCGCAACTCGCGCGGCCGCCCGATCGTCAACATGTTCCCGCTGCAGGAAGGCGAGAAGATCAACGTCGTGCTGCCGGTCAAGGAATTCTCGGCCGACAAGTTCATCTTCATGGCAACGTCGCTCGGCACCGTGAAGAAGACGCCGCTCGAGGCATTCAGCCGTCCGATGAAGAAGGGCATCATCGCGGTCGGCCTCGACGAAGGCGACTACCTGATCGGTGCGTCGATCACCGACGGCGCGCACGACGTGATGCTGTTCTCGGACTCCGGCAAGGCCGTGCGCTTCGACGAGAACGACGTGCGTCCGATGGGGCGCGAGGCGCGCGGTGTGCGCGGCATGCAGCTGGAAGACGGGCAGCAGGTCATCGCGATGCTGGTTGCCGGCAGCGAGGAGCAGACGGTGCTCACCGCGACCGAGAACGGTTACGGCAAGCGCACGCCGATCACCGAGTACACGCGTCACGGTCGCGGCACGAAGGGTATGATCGCGATCCAGACGTCCGAGCGCAACGGCAAGGTCGTGGCTGCCACGCTCGTCGATGCCGAGGATCAGATCATGCTGATCACGACGGCCGGCGTGTTGATTCGCACCCGTGTTTCCGAGATTCGCGAGATGGGGCGCGCCACGCAAGGTGTTACACTCATCAGTCTCGATGAGGGTACGAAGCTCTCTGGCCTGCAGCAGATCGCCGAGGCCGAAGAGGGAGAGGGCGAAGCCGACGAGGCGTCGGACGGCGAAGCCTGA
- the cmk gene encoding (d)CMP kinase — MKSTRPFHPTPVITIDGPTASGKGTVAALVAAHLGFHLLDSGALYRLAALASVRYGIEAEDIDALVKLIDDLHITFREGCAQLDGVDVSNDIRAEAVGNRASAIAVHGPVRTALVARQRAFRKTPGLVADGRDMGTVIFPDAVLKVFLTASAEARATRRHKQLMQKGFSANIDDLLRDLRERDARDSNRAAAPLKPAADAKLLDTSALSVDEAVDQVLQWYRALGQPA, encoded by the coding sequence ATGAAATCGACCCGCCCCTTTCACCCGACCCCCGTCATCACGATCGACGGCCCGACTGCTTCCGGCAAGGGCACCGTCGCCGCGCTCGTCGCCGCGCATCTTGGCTTCCACTTGCTCGACAGCGGCGCGCTGTACCGGCTCGCCGCGCTCGCGAGCGTGCGCTACGGCATCGAGGCGGAGGACATCGACGCGCTGGTGAAGCTGATCGACGATCTCCACATCACGTTCCGCGAAGGCTGCGCGCAGCTCGACGGCGTCGATGTGTCGAACGACATCCGCGCCGAGGCGGTCGGCAACCGCGCATCGGCGATTGCCGTGCACGGGCCGGTGCGCACCGCGCTCGTCGCGCGCCAGCGCGCGTTCCGCAAGACGCCGGGCCTCGTTGCAGACGGGCGCGACATGGGTACCGTGATCTTCCCGGACGCCGTGCTGAAGGTGTTCCTGACGGCCAGCGCCGAGGCGCGCGCGACCAGGCGGCATAAGCAATTGATGCAAAAAGGTTTTTCTGCTAATATAGATGACTTGCTCCGGGATCTTCGTGAACGTGATGCGCGCGACAGCAATCGCGCGGCCGCGCCGCTGAAGCCGGCGGCAGATGCCAAGCTGCTCGATACGTCGGCGCTTTCGGTCGATGAAGCCGTCGACCAGGTGCTGCAGTGGTACCGGGCGCTCGGCCAGCCCGCCTGA
- the ompA gene encoding outer membrane protein OmpA produces the protein MNKLSKLAFIAATAVMAASASAQSVPASRQAVNDNWVNGTGEWVWMNGTNELCWRDAFWTPATANAKCDGALVAQAPAPAPVAPVAPAITSQKITYQADALFDFDKATLKPLGKQKLDELSSKIQGMNTEVVVATGYTDRIGSDKYNDRLSLRRAQAVKSYLVSKGVPANKIYTEGKGKRNPVTTGCNQKNRKQLIACLAPDRRVEVEVVGTQEVQKTTVPAN, from the coding sequence ATGAATAAACTTTCAAAGCTCGCGTTCATTGCAGCTACCGCAGTTATGGCTGCATCCGCTTCGGCACAGTCGGTGCCGGCGTCGCGTCAAGCCGTCAATGACAACTGGGTGAACGGCACGGGCGAATGGGTGTGGATGAACGGCACGAACGAGCTCTGCTGGCGCGATGCGTTCTGGACGCCGGCCACCGCCAACGCTAAGTGCGATGGCGCACTGGTCGCCCAGGCACCGGCACCGGCTCCGGTCGCTCCGGTCGCTCCGGCAATCACGAGCCAGAAGATCACGTATCAAGCTGACGCACTGTTCGACTTCGACAAGGCAACGCTCAAGCCGCTGGGCAAGCAAAAGCTGGACGAACTGTCGTCGAAGATCCAGGGCATGAACACGGAAGTGGTCGTCGCAACGGGCTACACGGACCGCATCGGTTCGGACAAGTACAACGACCGTCTGTCGCTGCGCCGTGCGCAAGCCGTGAAGTCGTACCTGGTCAGCAAGGGTGTGCCGGCCAACAAGATCTACACGGAAGGCAAGGGCAAGCGCAACCCGGTTACGACTGGCTGCAACCAGAAGAACCGCAAGCAACTCATCGCCTGCCTCGCACCGGACCGCCGCGTGGAAGTCGAAGTGGTCGGTACGCAAGAAGTCCAGAAGACGACCGTTCCGGCAAACTAA
- the pheA gene encoding prephenate dehydratase, with the protein MDDELNSRLKPLRDRIDAIDAQLIALLNQRAAVALEVGEVKKHFNAPVFRPERELQVIARLQDMSAGPLESEHISAIWREIMAASRALEQTIHVAFLGPVGTYSEQAMLEYFGQSIEGLPCPSIDEVFRSVEAGASAFGIAPVENSTEGAVSRTLDLLLQTQLLISGELALPIHHNLLTQSGTLDGVKRVCAHAQALAQCQQWLAANAPQLERQAVASNAEAARLAAADPTVAAIAGDRAAAHYGLQIAFSLIQDDPHNRTRFVIIGKQPAGQSGHDQTSLIVSVKNEPGAVFKLLEPLARHGVSMTRFESRPARVGTWEYYFYIDIEGHRDDASVAAALAELGQKAAFLKILGSYPRAR; encoded by the coding sequence ATGGACGACGAACTGAATTCCCGCCTGAAACCGCTGCGCGATCGCATCGATGCGATCGACGCGCAGCTGATCGCGCTCCTCAACCAGCGCGCCGCGGTGGCGCTGGAGGTGGGCGAGGTCAAGAAGCATTTCAACGCGCCGGTGTTCCGGCCGGAGCGCGAGCTGCAAGTGATCGCGCGGCTGCAGGACATGAGCGCGGGGCCGCTCGAGAGCGAGCACATCAGCGCGATCTGGCGCGAGATCATGGCCGCGAGCCGCGCGCTCGAGCAGACGATCCACGTCGCGTTCCTCGGGCCGGTCGGCACGTATAGCGAGCAGGCGATGCTCGAGTATTTCGGCCAGTCGATCGAGGGGCTGCCGTGCCCGTCGATCGACGAGGTGTTCCGCTCGGTCGAGGCCGGCGCATCCGCGTTCGGTATCGCGCCGGTCGAGAATTCGACCGAAGGTGCCGTCTCGCGCACGCTCGATCTGCTGCTGCAGACGCAGCTGCTGATCAGCGGCGAACTCGCGCTGCCGATCCATCACAACCTGTTGACGCAGAGCGGCACGCTCGACGGCGTGAAACGCGTCTGCGCACACGCGCAGGCGCTGGCGCAATGCCAGCAGTGGCTTGCGGCAAATGCGCCGCAGCTCGAGCGGCAGGCGGTGGCGAGCAACGCGGAGGCCGCGCGTCTCGCGGCGGCCGATCCGACCGTCGCGGCGATCGCGGGCGACCGCGCAGCCGCACACTACGGCTTGCAGATCGCGTTCTCGCTGATCCAGGACGATCCGCACAACCGCACGCGCTTCGTGATCATCGGCAAGCAGCCGGCCGGACAGAGCGGTCACGACCAGACGTCGCTGATCGTGTCGGTGAAGAACGAGCCGGGCGCCGTGTTCAAGCTGCTCGAGCCGCTCGCGCGGCATGGCGTGTCGATGACGCGCTTCGAGTCGCGTCCGGCGCGCGTCGGCACGTGGGAGTACTACTTCTACATCGACATCGAAGGGCACCGGGACGATGCGTCGGTTGCGGCCGCGCTCGCGGAACTCGGCCAGAAGGCCGCGTTCCTGAAGATACTCGGTTCGTATCCGCGCGCACGCTGA
- a CDS encoding DUF2059 domain-containing protein, which yields MQKQFKQLVLLAALVPTFAMAQALSNSAPAAPAAAAPIDADKKAAIKDLLDAIDAPKLVSAIGNSAEMQAKQLVPAILSDALSENKTLNDKQKQAAVPTLQKNAVPKLVDGAGKVFGTQQFQSDAMSAQYDAYAKYYSTSEIKDLTTFYKSPTGRKFIQVQDQVGRDVVNGLMQKYMPQAIQATRTQADKEVAAVKPGK from the coding sequence ATGCAAAAGCAATTCAAGCAACTGGTTCTGCTGGCTGCACTGGTGCCGACGTTCGCGATGGCGCAAGCGCTGTCGAATTCCGCACCGGCAGCTCCGGCGGCAGCTGCGCCGATCGACGCCGACAAGAAGGCAGCGATCAAGGATCTGCTCGACGCGATCGACGCGCCGAAGCTCGTGTCGGCAATCGGCAACAGCGCCGAAATGCAGGCCAAGCAACTCGTCCCGGCGATCCTGTCGGACGCACTGTCGGAAAACAAGACGCTGAACGACAAGCAGAAGCAGGCTGCCGTTCCGACGCTGCAGAAGAACGCGGTGCCGAAGCTGGTTGACGGCGCAGGCAAGGTGTTCGGCACGCAGCAGTTCCAGAGCGACGCGATGTCGGCTCAGTACGACGCGTACGCGAAGTACTACAGCACGTCGGAGATCAAGGATCTGACGACGTTCTACAAGAGCCCGACGGGCCGCAAGTTCATCCAGGTTCAGGACCAGGTCGGTCGCGACGTGGTCAACGGCCTGATGCAGAAGTACATGCCGCAAGCTATCCAGGCAACGCGCACGCAGGCTGACAAGGAAGTCGCAGCAGTCAAGCCGGGCAAGTAA
- the gph gene encoding phosphoglycolate phosphatase (PGP is an essential enzyme in the glycolate salvage pathway in higher organisms (photorespiration in plants). Phosphoglycolate results from the oxidase activity of RubisCO in the Calvin cycle when concentrations of carbon dioxide are low relative to oxygen. This enzyme is a member of the Haloacid Dehalogenase (HAD) superfamily of aspartate-nucleophile hydrolase enzymes (PF00702).), translated as MTTPLSTARAAFDEPRLLHCDAVLFDLDGTLADTAPDLAAAVNKMQRMRDLPETPLDVLRPLASAGARGLLGGAFGIDPHTPGYEAMRDEFLANYATDLCVHTTLFPGIGDVLDELDARGVRWGIVTNKAMRLTAPLVDLLGLAPRAACVVGGDTTPHSKPHPAPLLHAADQLTLAPARIVYVGDDLRDIQAGSAAGMATVAAAYGYCGDGAAPADWQAQHLVDTTQQLRELLRDVGL; from the coding sequence ATGACGACTCCCCTCTCGACCGCGCGGGCTGCATTCGACGAACCGCGCCTGCTGCACTGCGATGCCGTGCTGTTCGACCTGGACGGCACGCTCGCCGACACGGCCCCTGATCTCGCGGCTGCCGTCAACAAGATGCAACGCATGCGCGACCTGCCAGAAACACCGCTCGACGTGCTGCGGCCGCTGGCCTCGGCCGGCGCGCGCGGCCTGCTCGGCGGCGCGTTCGGCATCGATCCGCACACGCCCGGTTACGAAGCGATGCGCGACGAGTTCCTGGCCAACTACGCGACGGATCTGTGCGTGCATACGACGCTGTTCCCCGGCATCGGCGACGTGCTCGACGAACTGGACGCGCGTGGCGTGCGCTGGGGCATCGTCACGAACAAGGCAATGCGGCTCACGGCGCCGCTCGTCGACCTGCTCGGCCTCGCGCCGCGCGCCGCCTGCGTCGTCGGGGGCGACACAACGCCGCACTCGAAACCGCACCCGGCCCCGCTGCTGCATGCGGCCGACCAATTGACGCTCGCACCTGCGCGCATCGTCTACGTCGGCGACGACCTGCGCGACATCCAAGCCGGCAGCGCCGCCGGCATGGCGACGGTCGCGGCGGCGTACGGCTATTGCGGCGATGGCGCCGCACCGGCCGACTGGCAAGCGCAGCATCTCGTCGACACGACGCAGCAACTGCGCGAACTGCTGCGCGATGTTGGGCTATAA
- the serC gene encoding 3-phosphoserine/phosphohydroxythreonine transaminase has protein sequence MRVFNFSAGPAAMPEEVLRQAADEMLDWHGSGMSVMEMSHRGKEFMSIHEAALTDLRDLLGVPASHRILFLQGGGIAENAIVPMNLLGSRTTADFVVTGSWSQKSFNEARKYGTPHLAATGKTEDGFTRAPARAEWQLSDDPAYVHLCTNETIDGVETFEIPDLGDVPLVADVSSHILSRPMDVAKYGVLFGGAQKNIGMAGVTLVIVREDLLDRALSICPSAFEWKTIAANNSLYNTPPTYAIYIAGLVFQWLKRQGGLEAIEARNIEKAKLLYDTIDASSFYLNKVEPAARSRMNVPFFLADETRNEDFLAGAKARGLLQLKGHKSVGGMRASIYNAVPLEGVKALVEYMKDFEQRGA, from the coding sequence ATGCGCGTCTTTAATTTCTCCGCCGGCCCCGCGGCGATGCCCGAGGAAGTGCTGCGACAAGCGGCCGACGAAATGCTCGACTGGCACGGCAGCGGCATGAGCGTGATGGAGATGAGCCATCGCGGCAAGGAATTCATGTCGATCCACGAGGCCGCGCTGACCGACCTGCGCGACCTGCTCGGCGTGCCGGCCAGTCACCGGATCCTGTTCCTGCAGGGCGGCGGCATCGCGGAAAACGCGATCGTACCGATGAACCTGCTCGGGTCGCGCACGACGGCCGACTTCGTCGTCACGGGCTCGTGGTCGCAGAAATCGTTCAACGAGGCGAGGAAATACGGCACGCCCCATCTCGCCGCAACCGGCAAGACGGAAGACGGCTTCACGCGTGCGCCCGCGCGCGCCGAATGGCAGCTGTCGGACGATCCGGCCTACGTGCATCTGTGTACCAACGAGACGATCGACGGCGTCGAGACGTTCGAGATTCCCGATCTCGGCGACGTACCGCTGGTTGCTGATGTCTCGTCGCACATCCTGTCGCGTCCGATGGACGTCGCGAAGTACGGCGTGCTGTTCGGCGGCGCGCAGAAGAACATCGGGATGGCCGGCGTGACGCTCGTGATCGTGCGCGAGGATCTGCTCGACCGCGCGCTGTCGATCTGCCCGTCCGCGTTCGAGTGGAAGACCATCGCGGCGAACAACTCGCTGTACAACACGCCGCCCACCTACGCGATCTATATCGCGGGCCTGGTGTTCCAGTGGCTGAAGCGGCAGGGTGGCCTCGAAGCGATCGAGGCCCGCAATATCGAAAAAGCGAAGCTGCTCTACGACACGATCGATGCGAGCAGTTTCTATCTGAACAAGGTCGAGCCGGCAGCACGTTCGCGGATGAACGTGCCGTTTTTCCTGGCCGACGAAACGCGCAACGAAGACTTCCTTGCCGGCGCAAAGGCGCGCGGGCTGCTGCAGCTGAAGGGCCACAAGTCCGTCGGCGGCATGCGGGCGTCGATCTACAACGCGGTGCCGCTCGAGGGCGTGAAAGCGCTCGTCGAGTACATGAAGGACTTCGAGCAGCGCGGCGCCTGA